In Acinonyx jubatus isolate Ajub_Pintada_27869175 chromosome A3, VMU_Ajub_asm_v1.0, whole genome shotgun sequence, a genomic segment contains:
- the RNF24 gene encoding RING finger protein 24 — protein sequence MSSDFPHYNFRMPNIGFQNLPLNIYIVVFGTAIFVFILSLLFCCYLIRLRHQAHKEFYAYKQVILKEKVKELNLHELCAVCLEDFKPRDELGICPCKHAFHRKCLIKWLEVRKVCPLCNMPVLQLAQLHSKQDRGPPQGPLPGAENIV from the exons ATGAGCTCGGATTTCCCACATTACAACTTCAGGATGCCTAATATTGGATTCCAGAATCTGCCTCTCAACATATATATTGTGGTTTTTGGCACTGCTATATTTGTCTTCATCCTTAGTTTACTCTTCTGTTGCTACTTGATTAG GCTAAGACATCAAGCGCACAAAGAATTTTATGCCTACAAACAG GTtatattaaaagagaaagtaaaagaacTGAATTTACATGAG CTCTGTGCAGTGTGTCTAGAAGACTTCAAGCCTCGAGATGAGTTGGGCATTTGTCCATGTAAGCATGCCTTTCACAGAAA GTGCCTTATTAAGTGGCTCGAGGTTCGTAAAGTATGTCCACTGTGCAACATGCCAGTTCTGCAGCTGGCCCAGCTGCACAGTAAGCAGGACCGTGGACCCCCGCAGGGGCCCCTGCCCGGGGCAGAGAACATCGTATAG